The Flavobacterium marginilacus genome window below encodes:
- the cobT gene encoding nicotinate-nucleotide--dimethylbenzimidazole phosphoribosyltransferase produces MTLDEIIKSRRDTRHFTQDEVPEEVIQRALQAGHHAPSVGLTDATRYYLIKSDAIKKEVKKLFLDYDHKASKLTDDELQKKQYQALKLEAIEEAPLGLVICYDRSVLNQFTIGTVGSNEAIKFSAVSASQNIWLSLTEQGYSMGWVSILNYYQFKQLLGLPEHIEPLGYFCVGKPATDYGNQPMLQQLNWKQKAEKPIVEEILVSTSESFRGTKQSHFNLELITPEISEALQQKIDNKTKPLGSLGVLEILAKQIGTVFQTLEPKITKPHIAVFAGDHGIANHGVSAYPQDVTRQMVTNFLEGGAGINVFCRQNNIGLTIVDAGVNYDFPTNANLISAKIGKGTQSFLHTSAMSETELNLCFAKGKEVVNSVFETGCNCIGFGEMGIGNTSTASVLMSILLELPIEDCVGQGTGVVDEKLIQKQDILKKSIENYKGSNNLQSKLAYFGGFEILQMAGGMLQAKQNNMLVLVDGFISSVAFLIAYKMNPSVKENTIFCHSSAEKGHQKILDYLNVQPLLQLDLRLGEGTGCAVAFPIIQSAVSFLNEMASFESAGVSRS; encoded by the coding sequence ATGACATTAGATGAAATCATAAAATCCCGTAGAGACACACGCCATTTTACACAAGATGAAGTGCCGGAAGAAGTAATTCAAAGAGCACTTCAAGCGGGACATCATGCTCCATCAGTAGGTTTGACAGATGCTACAAGGTATTATCTGATAAAATCGGATGCAATTAAAAAGGAGGTGAAAAAACTGTTTTTGGATTACGATCACAAGGCATCAAAATTAACCGATGATGAGTTGCAAAAAAAGCAGTATCAGGCTTTAAAACTCGAAGCTATTGAAGAAGCACCACTCGGATTGGTAATTTGCTATGACCGTTCGGTTTTGAATCAGTTTACCATAGGAACTGTCGGAAGCAATGAAGCGATAAAGTTTAGCGCAGTCAGTGCGTCACAAAATATTTGGCTGTCATTGACAGAGCAAGGTTATTCGATGGGTTGGGTTTCGATTTTAAATTATTATCAGTTCAAACAGCTTTTGGGATTGCCTGAACATATTGAACCATTGGGCTATTTCTGTGTAGGTAAACCCGCCACCGATTATGGTAATCAACCAATGCTTCAACAATTGAATTGGAAACAAAAAGCCGAAAAGCCAATTGTTGAGGAGATTTTAGTTTCAACGTCTGAGTCATTTCGAGGAACGAAGCAATCTCACTTCAATTTAGAGCTAATTACTCCAGAAATAAGTGAAGCACTTCAGCAAAAAATTGATAATAAGACCAAACCATTAGGTTCGCTTGGCGTTTTAGAAATTCTTGCAAAACAAATAGGAACTGTTTTCCAAACATTGGAACCCAAAATAACAAAACCTCACATAGCAGTCTTTGCCGGCGATCACGGAATTGCCAATCACGGTGTAAGCGCCTATCCGCAGGATGTTACCCGACAAATGGTGACTAATTTTCTCGAAGGCGGGGCAGGAATCAATGTGTTTTGCAGACAAAATAATATTGGCTTAACCATAGTGGATGCAGGAGTCAATTATGATTTTCCGACAAATGCCAATTTGATTTCGGCCAAAATAGGAAAGGGAACACAATCTTTTTTACATACTTCAGCAATGAGTGAAACCGAATTGAATTTGTGTTTTGCCAAAGGAAAGGAAGTAGTGAATTCGGTTTTTGAAACGGGTTGCAACTGCATCGGTTTTGGCGAAATGGGAATCGGGAATACGTCCACGGCTTCCGTTTTGATGAGTATTCTTTTGGAATTACCGATAGAAGATTGTGTTGGTCAAGGTACAGGCGTTGTTGATGAAAAACTGATTCAAAAACAAGATATCCTGAAAAAATCCATCGAAAATTATAAAGGTTCAAATAATCTGCAAAGCAAATTAGCGTATTTTGGAGGGTTTGAAATTTTGCAAATGGCAGGCGGAATGCTTCAGGCGAAACAAAATAACATGCTCGTTTTGGTGGATGGTTTTATTTCTTCAGTAGCATTTTTAATTGCATACAAAATGAACCCATCAGTGAAAGAAAACACGATATTCTGTCATTCATCGGCAGAGAAAGGACATCAAAAAATATTGGATTATCTGAATGTTCAGCCCTTGTTGCAATTGGACTTGCGATTGGGAGAGGGAACGGGTTGTGCCGTGGCGTTTCCGATTATACAGTCGGCAGTTAGTTTTTTGAATGAAATGGCGAGTTTTGAATCTGCCGGTGTCAGCCGTTCGTAA
- the cobC gene encoding alpha-ribazole phosphatase has product MEVYLVRHTETVCEKRICYGQSDVGIREPYEAIFESILEQLPQEAVLYSSPLQRCAILAKYIQQNTQIDSIIEDSRLMEMHFGDWELMSWDAIPREVLDPWMEDFVTVNVPNGESFVELDSRVREFLDNGISKMHSKPIIIVAHSGVIRSILCKINNLPLQEAFKTPLDYGAVIKVEM; this is encoded by the coding sequence ATGGAAGTTTATTTAGTCCGTCACACCGAAACGGTTTGTGAGAAAAGAATTTGCTACGGTCAGAGTGATGTTGGGATTCGGGAGCCTTATGAAGCTATTTTTGAATCAATTTTGGAGCAATTGCCACAGGAAGCAGTTTTGTATTCCAGTCCGTTGCAACGCTGTGCTATTTTGGCGAAATATATTCAGCAAAATACTCAAATTGATTCCATTATTGAAGACTCAAGATTGATGGAAATGCATTTTGGCGATTGGGAATTAATGAGTTGGGATGCTATTCCCCGTGAAGTTTTGGATCCTTGGATGGAAGATTTTGTCACCGTAAATGTGCCTAACGGAGAATCGTTTGTGGAATTGGATTCAAGGGTTCGTGAATTTTTGGACAATGGCATTTCGAAAATGCACTCTAAACCAATTATCATCGTGGCGCATTCGGGAGTTATTCGAAGCATTTTGTGCAAAATAAACAATCTTCCCCTGCAGGAAGCTTTCAAAACACCATTGGATTATGGTGCTGTAATCAAAGTTGAAATGTAA
- a CDS encoding adenosylcobinamide-GDP ribazoletransferase codes for MKKQLHIFFTALMFYTRIPCPKNIDHDPEYLNKASRYFPLIGWIVSGISFTVYYLSAILFPNEIAVILAIIGGILTTGAFHEDGFADVCDGFGGGWTKEKILLIMKDSAIGAYGAIGLVLLFLLKFEAISNAISKSEIVNLQSSIFNLLLFVSAHSVSRLSAISIVFTHQYSREDASSKSKPIAQNFTWKEVAGALFFGLLPLVVLSFFQWQILLVLLPVFIARFFLARYFQKWIDGYTGDCLGATQQVCEVIFYLSIIGIWKFI; via the coding sequence ATGAAAAAACAATTACATATATTTTTCACGGCATTAATGTTTTACACCCGAATTCCGTGTCCCAAAAACATAGACCACGATCCTGAATATTTAAATAAAGCCTCTCGTTATTTTCCGTTGATTGGTTGGATTGTGAGCGGAATTTCTTTTACGGTTTATTATTTATCAGCGATTTTATTTCCCAATGAAATTGCTGTAATTCTTGCAATCATTGGCGGAATTTTGACAACCGGAGCTTTTCATGAAGATGGTTTTGCCGATGTTTGTGACGGTTTTGGCGGCGGTTGGACAAAAGAGAAAATCCTTTTGATAATGAAAGATAGCGCTATTGGGGCTTATGGGGCTATCGGTTTGGTTTTGTTGTTTTTATTGAAGTTTGAGGCAATTTCGAATGCAATTTCTAAATCAGAAATCGTTAATCTTCAATCTTCAATCTTCAATCTACTCCTTTTTGTTTCCGCCCATTCAGTTAGTCGTTTGTCTGCAATTTCAATAGTTTTTACTCATCAATATTCTAGAGAAGACGCTTCGAGCAAGAGCAAACCCATTGCCCAAAATTTCACTTGGAAAGAAGTGGCAGGTGCTTTGTTTTTTGGATTACTGCCACTTGTGGTTTTGTCGTTTTTTCAATGGCAAATATTGTTGGTTTTACTACCTGTTTTTATCGCTCGCTTTTTTCTTGCCCGCTATTTTCAAAAATGGATTGACGGTTATACCGGAGATTGTTTAGGAGCGACCCAACAAGTGTGTGAAGTGATTTTTTACCTGTCAATTATTGGAATATGGAAGTTTATTTAG
- a CDS encoding TonB-dependent receptor plug domain-containing protein has product MTLRKLLFSLFALSCQFVSAQNDSINNLKEVVVSDANLKKYSNSQSVLKLNDSIINKNEALLTDLLNFNSTLYFKEYGRGMLSTVSFRGTTSSQTAVIWNGININSQMNGSTDFNTISGSDYNSVTVKAGGGSILYGSGAIGGTVHLNNDLGFYKRFDTNLKLDYGSFNTIGINYKTNIATEKWSTQIGFSKNSSTNDYKYLNKYTWKGEQRWNQNGEYEIITVNANLGYKLNDKNILKLYSQTSNTDRNTSLVTETEMKSKYVNGFNRNLLEYDGNFGRFTTNLKTAYIFENYQYFADNSTNDYTYGKTESLITKADFGYTLFKSTQVNGILDYNRTNGYGTGFGNHIREISSASLLVKQDFFANWKNEFGIRKEFTNNYESPILFSLGSSYQFSKLYNFKLNVSRNFRIPTFNDLYWEPGGNPNLKPESSYQAEIGNVFTFNSISLTQTFYYIKIKDLLQWVPGKNGIWTPQNQDKVNSYGAETLLSWKKQFGKNNFGANASYAHTISEDDQTGNQLFFVPFDKVTASVSYSRSKITAYYQFLYNGFVYTRADNDPDEIINDYMISNLGIDYDFKLLNSFKLGFQVLNIFNENYESLESRPMPGRNFNMYLTLKF; this is encoded by the coding sequence ATGACATTAAGAAAACTACTTTTTAGCCTTTTTGCTTTATCGTGCCAATTCGTTTCGGCACAGAATGACTCTATAAACAACTTAAAGGAAGTTGTAGTTTCGGATGCAAATCTTAAAAAATACTCCAATTCACAGTCGGTTTTAAAACTCAATGATTCCATTATCAATAAAAATGAAGCTTTACTGACTGATTTATTAAATTTTAATTCTACACTTTACTTCAAGGAATACGGGCGCGGAATGCTCTCAACGGTTTCCTTTAGGGGAACAACTTCTTCACAGACTGCCGTAATTTGGAACGGAATCAATATTAATTCGCAAATGAACGGGAGTACTGATTTTAATACCATTTCGGGTTCTGATTATAATTCAGTAACCGTAAAAGCCGGGGGCGGAAGCATTCTTTATGGCAGTGGGGCAATTGGCGGAACAGTTCATTTGAACAATGATTTGGGGTTTTATAAACGATTTGACACTAATTTAAAACTGGATTATGGCAGTTTTAATACGATCGGAATTAATTATAAAACCAATATTGCTACTGAAAAATGGAGTACTCAAATTGGCTTCTCGAAAAACAGTTCGACAAATGATTATAAATATCTAAACAAATATACTTGGAAAGGCGAACAGCGCTGGAATCAAAATGGAGAATATGAAATAATAACTGTGAACGCTAATTTAGGGTATAAGCTTAATGATAAAAATATTCTTAAACTATATAGCCAAACGTCAAACACCGACAGAAATACTTCTTTGGTTACGGAAACGGAAATGAAAAGTAAATACGTTAATGGGTTTAACCGTAATTTATTAGAATATGACGGGAATTTTGGCAGATTTACCACAAATCTAAAAACCGCTTATATTTTTGAAAACTATCAATATTTTGCTGATAATTCTACTAATGACTATACTTACGGAAAAACGGAAAGTCTTATAACCAAAGCCGATTTTGGATATACATTATTTAAATCAACCCAAGTAAATGGAATTTTGGATTACAATAGAACCAATGGTTACGGAACTGGTTTTGGAAATCATATCCGCGAAATTAGTTCAGCGTCATTATTGGTAAAACAGGATTTTTTCGCTAATTGGAAAAATGAATTTGGCATTCGAAAAGAATTTACAAACAATTACGAATCGCCTATTTTGTTCTCTTTGGGATCTTCGTATCAATTTAGCAAACTGTACAATTTTAAATTGAATGTATCCCGAAATTTTAGGATACCAACCTTTAATGATTTGTATTGGGAGCCGGGCGGAAATCCTAATTTGAAGCCAGAGAGTTCCTATCAGGCTGAGATTGGGAATGTGTTCACTTTCAACAGTATTTCGCTTACCCAGACTTTCTATTACATCAAAATTAAAGATTTACTGCAATGGGTTCCCGGCAAAAATGGTATTTGGACTCCACAAAATCAAGACAAAGTTAATAGTTATGGTGCTGAAACTTTATTGAGCTGGAAGAAACAATTCGGGAAGAATAATTTCGGAGCCAATGCTTCATACGCCCATACAATATCGGAAGATGACCAAACAGGAAACCAGCTTTTCTTTGTTCCTTTTGATAAAGTAACCGCTTCGGTTTCGTATTCAAGAAGTAAAATAACCGCATATTATCAGTTTTTGTACAATGGTTTTGTTTATACCAGAGCTGATAATGATCCAGACGAAATTATAAACGATTATATGATTTCCAATCTGGGCATTGATTATGATTTCAAGCTCTTGAATTCTTTTAAACTGGGCTTTCAGGTTTTAAATATTTTCAATGAAAATTATGAAAGTCTGGAAAGCAGACCTATGCCAGGTCGAAATTTCAATATGTATTTAACCTTAAAATTTTAA
- a CDS encoding S41 family peptidase produces the protein MKTSFKVTLLLFLALFIFQSCEDNDDVAPPASLEVNDFIWKGLNLYYLWQADVPNLADNRFANQTELNDFLKGYTKPEDLFNALRVAPSIDRFSWIVSDYLTLEGQLQGTTKNDGVDFGLYLKASGSTEIFGWVRYIIPNSDASAKNIKRGDIFYGVNGTQLTTSNYQSLLLNAESYTLNLADYNNGVITPNGKSVSLTKTVLNENPILINNVIETGGHKVGYLMYNGFYPNYDTQLNEAFASLKSKGITDLVLDLRYNSGGSIQSSTRLASMITGQFTGKVFSKQRWNDKINSYFESEDPEALKNLFTSTVGSAPLNSLNLTKVYILTTKSTASASELVINGLKPYINVVQIGDITTGKNVGSITVYDSPTFGKENRNPNHRYAMQPLVLKIVNADDSGDYFNGLNPTYALKENLANLGILGTASEPLLSTAIGKITGTAKMVKKTEGKTFPYFQDAKSIIGQNQMYVEKVPAGLLKSLE, from the coding sequence ATGAAGACATCTTTCAAAGTTACATTATTATTATTTTTAGCACTTTTTATTTTTCAGAGCTGTGAAGACAACGATGATGTCGCTCCTCCAGCCAGTCTGGAAGTTAATGACTTTATATGGAAAGGCCTTAACCTGTATTATTTATGGCAGGCCGATGTCCCTAATCTTGCAGATAATAGATTTGCCAATCAAACCGAGCTAAATGATTTTTTAAAAGGATATACAAAACCCGAAGATTTATTCAATGCTCTTCGAGTTGCCCCGTCAATCGATCGATTCAGCTGGATAGTAAGTGATTATTTAACACTCGAAGGCCAGCTTCAGGGAACTACAAAAAATGACGGTGTCGACTTTGGTCTTTATCTTAAAGCTTCCGGCTCTACTGAAATATTTGGCTGGGTTCGCTATATAATACCCAATTCGGATGCTTCTGCCAAAAACATAAAACGCGGTGATATTTTTTATGGTGTCAATGGGACACAGCTTACCACAAGCAATTACCAGAGTTTATTATTAAATGCTGAAAGCTACACTCTCAACTTAGCTGATTATAATAATGGTGTCATTACCCCAAACGGAAAATCAGTAAGCCTGACAAAAACGGTGCTTAACGAAAATCCAATTTTAATCAATAATGTTATTGAAACTGGCGGACACAAAGTAGGATATTTAATGTACAATGGTTTTTATCCAAACTACGACACACAATTAAATGAGGCTTTTGCTTCACTAAAATCAAAAGGTATTACTGATTTAGTCTTAGATTTAAGATATAACAGCGGAGGATCCATTCAATCATCTACCCGTTTGGCCAGTATGATAACAGGACAATTCACAGGCAAAGTGTTTTCGAAACAAAGATGGAATGACAAAATCAATTCCTATTTTGAATCGGAAGACCCAGAGGCTTTAAAAAATTTATTTACAAGCACTGTAGGATCTGCTCCATTGAATAGTTTAAACCTTACCAAAGTGTATATTTTAACTACAAAAAGTACTGCTTCTGCCAGTGAACTGGTAATAAATGGATTAAAACCATATATCAATGTAGTTCAAATTGGCGATATTACAACTGGCAAGAATGTCGGATCTATAACTGTCTATGACTCTCCTACTTTTGGCAAAGAAAACAGAAATCCAAATCATCGTTATGCCATGCAGCCTCTTGTTTTGAAAATCGTAAATGCAGATGATTCTGGAGACTATTTTAATGGCTTAAACCCAACTTATGCTCTAAAAGAAAATTTAGCAAATTTAGGTATACTAGGAACAGCTTCTGAGCCTTTACTGAGTACAGCAATTGGAAAAATTACAGGAACCGCCAAAATGGTTAAGAAAACAGAAGGAAAGACATTTCCATATTTTCAAGATGCAAAATCTATTATTGGACAAAACCAAATGTATGTTGAAAAAGTCCCGGCTGGGCTTTTAAAATCTTTGGAATAG
- a CDS encoding DUF4252 domain-containing protein: MKLALYIIALLSSLLFGSCNSEPSLQKYFVENTENKDFIALDISSDILDVNKAKLTAVQSEALHSFEKINVLAFKLNDKNKSQFEAERAKVNQILKDPKYQQLMKFSSGKQGASVTYVGDDDHINEFVFFANKNDAGFAIVRVLGKDMNPTNIMNMISVLKESKIDLEQLKPLQELIKK; the protein is encoded by the coding sequence ATGAAACTTGCATTATATATAATTGCATTGTTAAGCAGTCTGCTTTTTGGGAGCTGTAATTCTGAGCCATCTCTGCAAAAATATTTTGTAGAAAACACAGAGAACAAGGATTTCATTGCCCTGGATATCTCATCGGATATTTTGGATGTTAATAAAGCCAAACTGACAGCGGTACAAAGTGAAGCACTGCATTCCTTTGAAAAAATTAATGTTTTGGCTTTCAAATTGAATGATAAGAATAAATCACAGTTTGAGGCAGAACGTGCTAAAGTGAACCAGATTCTAAAGGATCCAAAGTATCAGCAGCTGATGAAGTTTAGTTCAGGAAAGCAGGGCGCTTCTGTTACTTATGTGGGTGATGATGACCATATTAATGAATTTGTGTTTTTTGCCAATAAAAACGATGCCGGTTTTGCAATCGTCAGAGTGTTAGGAAAAGACATGAATCCTACAAATATTATGAATATGATTTCGGTTTTGAAAGAATCAAAAATTGATTTGGAACAGTTAAAGCCATTGCAGGAATTGATTAAGAAATAG
- a CDS encoding RNA polymerase sigma factor — protein sequence MNQKDFVLLINPFKDKLFRLAKRLLVSTEEAEDATQEILVKLWSKNENLDTYNSVEAMAMTMTKNYCLDQLKSKRAGNLKIVHNNFTDREPGLDRKVEDNDSLNWVEKIISQLPEQQRLIIQLRDIEQCEFSEIAKITEMNETAVRVALSRARKTIREYMLKTHSYGVQ from the coding sequence ATGAACCAAAAGGACTTTGTGCTTTTAATCAATCCGTTTAAGGACAAGCTGTTTCGGCTGGCTAAACGATTGCTGGTGAGCACTGAGGAAGCAGAAGATGCTACTCAGGAAATTTTGGTAAAATTATGGAGTAAAAACGAAAATTTAGATACTTATAATAGTGTCGAAGCGATGGCGATGACCATGACCAAAAATTATTGTCTGGATCAGCTAAAATCAAAACGGGCCGGTAATCTTAAAATTGTGCACAATAATTTTACAGACCGCGAACCAGGTTTGGACAGAAAAGTTGAGGATAATGATAGTTTAAACTGGGTTGAAAAAATCATTAGCCAATTGCCGGAACAGCAGCGGTTAATTATTCAGCTGAGGGATATTGAGCAATGCGAATTTTCGGAAATAGCAAAAATAACAGAGATGAATGAAACTGCCGTAAGAGTGGCACTTTCCAGAGCAAGGAAAACAATTAGAGAATACATGTTAAAAACACACAGTTATGGAGTTCAATAA
- a CDS encoding YncE family protein: protein MKISKLLLIAFGISLFVSCSNDDDNSNDPKGVYDNGFFILNEGSAGQGTVSFSSDDFSVFTKDTYTAANGSDLLGKYAQNIFFNGDNAYIIAGGSNVINVVNRYTFKLIAKIDTGLKNPRYGVVKDGKAYVTNANTYADWGASADAPGNTDDYVAVIDLATNKYESKINVNATANRIIEKDGKLYITEPYNSDKLSIVNIAAKTVETAVTIGLSADTMEEKDGVLYILRGPYGSRSEIVKVKLSDKTTSKITFPEALDGAGFLDIYNDKIYYTVYNSVYGISTTATAASTTPIVTVSAIANLYGFAVNNDRIYLADSGDYKADSKAYIYNLTGTLQKELTVGVGPNGFYFNN, encoded by the coding sequence ATGAAGATTAGTAAATTACTTTTAATAGCGTTTGGTATTTCGTTATTTGTTTCTTGTTCAAATGACGATGATAACAGCAACGATCCAAAAGGAGTTTATGATAATGGATTTTTTATCCTAAATGAAGGAAGTGCTGGTCAGGGAACAGTATCATTTTCCAGCGATGATTTCAGTGTTTTTACAAAAGATACATATACAGCAGCAAATGGAAGTGACCTGCTTGGAAAATATGCTCAAAATATATTTTTTAACGGAGATAATGCTTATATCATAGCCGGCGGTTCCAATGTTATAAATGTTGTTAATAGATATACATTCAAGTTAATAGCAAAAATTGATACTGGACTTAAAAATCCAAGATATGGTGTGGTAAAAGATGGTAAAGCGTATGTAACTAATGCCAACACTTATGCAGACTGGGGAGCTTCGGCGGATGCTCCTGGCAACACCGATGATTATGTTGCTGTTATTGACTTGGCAACTAATAAATATGAGTCTAAAATCAATGTAAACGCAACAGCCAACAGAATCATAGAAAAGGATGGTAAATTGTATATCACAGAGCCTTATAACAGCGATAAATTATCGATTGTAAATATTGCAGCAAAAACGGTTGAAACTGCAGTAACAATCGGATTAAGTGCTGATACAATGGAGGAGAAAGACGGGGTTCTATATATTTTGAGAGGTCCTTACGGAAGCAGAAGCGAAATTGTAAAAGTGAAATTATCTGATAAAACAACTTCTAAAATTACATTTCCTGAAGCTTTAGACGGAGCAGGATTTTTGGATATATATAATGATAAAATTTATTATACAGTGTATAATTCAGTTTATGGAATAAGCACTACTGCGACAGCGGCTTCAACTACACCGATTGTAACTGTTTCTGCGATTGCTAATTTATATGGTTTTGCTGTTAATAATGATCGTATTTACTTGGCAGACAGCGGTGATTACAAAGCAGACAGTAAAGCTTATATTTATAATTTAACTGGAACTTTACAAAAAGAATTAACTGTCGGAGTAGGACCAAACGGGTTTTATTTTAATAATTAA
- a CDS encoding SipW-dependent-type signal peptide-containing protein, producing MEFNKIEALLGKYFEGETSIAEENELKNYFSSPNTAPHLEQYKPLFGYFAEAKNENFEKAIPLISKKKKIAWLSAAASIAVLLGAGTYAYFNSDKEKVNNELGTYENPKEAFEATQKALAMLSNNVNAGVEGMQYIQVYEVTKDKVFLD from the coding sequence ATGGAGTTCAATAAAATAGAAGCACTTTTGGGAAAGTACTTTGAAGGAGAAACAAGTATTGCCGAAGAGAACGAGTTGAAAAACTATTTTTCTTCACCAAATACTGCGCCTCATTTGGAACAATATAAGCCTTTATTTGGGTATTTTGCAGAAGCAAAAAATGAAAATTTTGAGAAAGCCATACCGCTGATTTCTAAAAAGAAAAAAATAGCATGGCTGTCGGCAGCAGCATCTATTGCTGTTTTGCTGGGAGCAGGAACTTATGCTTATTTTAATTCGGATAAAGAAAAAGTGAATAATGAATTAGGGACTTATGAAAATCCCAAAGAAGCTTTTGAAGCTACCCAAAAAGCATTGGCTATGCTGTCCAATAATGTAAATGCAGGTGTCGAAGGAATGCAGTATATTCAGGTATACGAAGTGACTAAAGATAAGGTGTTTCTTGATTAA
- the cobU gene encoding bifunctional adenosylcobinamide kinase/adenosylcobinamide-phosphate guanylyltransferase, whose protein sequence is MIYLITGGERSGKSSYAENLAKGLSEKPMYVATARKWDDDFQKRIDRHQKDRDGRWVNMEKEKHLSEIDFSGKVAIVDCVTLWLTNFFVDTKNDVALSLEQAKAELDAIAKQEGATIIIVTNEIGMGVHAETHIGRKFTELQGWMNQYIAQKAETVVLMVSGIPVKIKG, encoded by the coding sequence ATGATTTACTTAATAACGGGCGGAGAGCGTTCAGGAAAAAGCAGTTATGCCGAGAATTTAGCTAAAGGATTGTCCGAAAAACCAATGTATGTGGCAACCGCGAGAAAATGGGACGACGATTTCCAAAAACGTATTGACCGCCATCAAAAAGATCGTGACGGGCGTTGGGTGAATATGGAAAAGGAAAAACATTTGAGCGAAATTGATTTTTCCGGAAAAGTTGCCATTGTTGATTGTGTAACGCTTTGGCTGACTAATTTTTTTGTGGATACCAAAAATGATGTTGCCCTAAGTTTGGAACAAGCCAAAGCCGAATTGGACGCCATTGCAAAACAGGAAGGCGCAACCATCATCATAGTGACCAACGAAATAGGGATGGGAGTCCATGCCGAAACACATATTGGCAGGAAATTCACGGAACTTCAAGGTTGGATGAACCAATACATCGCCCAAAAAGCCGAAACTGTTGTGTTGATGGTTTCCGGAATTCCGGTAAAGATTAAAGGATAG
- a CDS encoding DUF5522 domain-containing protein has product MNVIKEKHCSACQKPFNCGDTPQGETCWCNDFPPIFNPFDIDDCLCPTCFKKACSDKIDEFVATITPETAIGNKASKLPETVNIIEGIDYYFEDGNYVFKPWFHLKRGYCCKSDCTHCPY; this is encoded by the coding sequence ATGAATGTTATAAAAGAGAAGCATTGTTCGGCCTGTCAAAAGCCCTTTAATTGTGGAGATACTCCTCAAGGTGAAACGTGTTGGTGCAATGATTTTCCGCCTATTTTCAATCCTTTTGATATTGATGATTGTCTTTGTCCGACTTGTTTCAAAAAAGCCTGTTCTGATAAGATAGACGAGTTCGTAGCCACCATAACCCCTGAAACTGCCATTGGAAACAAAGCTTCAAAATTGCCCGAAACCGTAAATATAATTGAGGGAATTGATTATTATTTTGAAGACGGGAACTATGTTTTTAAACCTTGGTTTCATCTCAAACGAGGATATTGCTGTAAAAGTGATTGCACGCATTGCCCTTATTAA
- a CDS encoding DUF4252 domain-containing protein: MKKLIIILAAVLVSSPFFAQTAFDKFDGQEEVTSIVVNKKMFELMSKVKVDTSDKEAQQYMNLIKKLDNLKVFTTKNSKVEGEMKTTADKYIKTAGLEELMRINDKGKNVKIMVKSGAKDSQIKELLMFVEGGAGDDTVLMSLTGDFDLNEISVLTDKMRIPGGDDLKKATKGKK, encoded by the coding sequence ATGAAGAAGTTAATAATAATATTAGCAGCAGTATTAGTGTCAAGTCCGTTTTTTGCCCAGACGGCATTCGATAAGTTCGATGGTCAGGAGGAAGTAACCTCAATAGTTGTAAACAAGAAAATGTTTGAACTGATGAGTAAAGTAAAAGTTGATACCTCTGATAAGGAAGCGCAGCAATACATGAACCTGATTAAGAAATTGGATAATTTAAAAGTGTTTACCACTAAAAATTCTAAAGTGGAAGGCGAAATGAAAACAACTGCCGATAAGTATATTAAAACTGCTGGTCTGGAAGAATTAATGCGTATAAATGATAAAGGCAAAAATGTCAAAATTATGGTAAAATCCGGAGCAAAAGACAGTCAGATAAAAGAGCTGCTGATGTTTGTTGAAGGAGGTGCCGGCGATGATACGGTCTTGATGTCGCTGACAGGTGATTTTGATCTGAATGAGATTTCGGTTTTGACAGACAAAATGAGAATTCCCGGCGGAGATGACCTGAAGAAAGCAACTAAAGGCAAAAAGTAA